In Scyliorhinus torazame isolate Kashiwa2021f chromosome 18, sScyTor2.1, whole genome shotgun sequence, the following are encoded in one genomic region:
- the LOC140395718 gene encoding U3 small nucleolar RNA-associated protein 18 homolog: protein MCKNANHTRLSDAKVTTTQFHPAAQVILTAGIDQSISLFQVDGKTNPKIQSIHLERFPVYKARFSADGEQVIATGLQNKMFYVYDMMAGKVVPVHNIRGLREWKITKFEVSPDGLFLLLIGTSGYLHLLSMKTKEFVGSMKVNGQAIAASFTPDGSMIYTNSDEGEVYIWDVKSRKCLTRFIDEGCLRGTCIAVSRNGQYVACGSSSGIVNVYTRDACLHQTNPKPVKAIKNLVTATTSLAFNPTTEMLAIASKAADDAVKMIHIPSFTAFSNFPVAGKKIIHLAQEMDFSPRSGFFSIATNRGQALLYRVKHYADF from the exons ATGTGTAAAAATGCCAATCACACCAGACTGTCAGATGCAAAAGTAACAACCACTCAGTTCCATCCAGCTGCTCAAGTGATACTAACTGCCGGGATTGACCAGTCCATCTCACTCTTTCAG GTGGATGGAAAGACAAACCCGAAGATTCAGAGTATTCACCTGGAACGGTTTCCTGTGTACAAAGCTCGCTTCAGCGCAGATGGAGAGCAGGTTATTGCCACAGGCTTGCAAAACAAGATGTTCTACGTGTACGATATGATGGCTGGGAAGGTGGTTCCTGTCCACAATATCCGAG GGCTAAGAGAATGGAAAATTACCAAGTTTGAAGTTTCACCAGATGGCTTGTTTCTGCTCCTCATTGGGACCTCAGGGTATCTGCACCTTCTCTCCATGAAG ACTAAAGAATTTGTGGGTAGTATGAAAGTCAATGGACAGGCAATCGCAGCCAGCTTCACTCCTGATGGGAGTATGATCTACACAAACTCCG ATGAAGGGGAGGTTTACATTTGGGACGTGAAGAGTAGGAAGTGTCTGACCAGGTTCATTGATGAAGGCTGCTTGAGAGGGACGTGTATTGCCGTGTCTCGGAATGGACAGTATGTAGCTTGTGG GTCAAGTTCTGGAATTGTGAACGTTTATACCCGCGATGCCTGTCTGCACCAGACTAACCCTAAACCTGTGAAAGCCATCAAGAACCTGGTTACTGCAACAACGTCACTGGCCTTTAACCCAACAACAGAGATGTTGGCAATTGCTTCAAAAGCCGCAGATGATGCGGTCAAGATG ATCCATATCCCGTCATTCACAGCATTTTCCAATTTCCCAGTGGCTGGCAAGAAGATCATTCACCTGGCACAGGAAATGGATTTCTCTCCCAGGAGTGGATTCTTCTCCATAGCCACAAACCGAGGACAAGCCTTGTTGTACAG